One genomic region from Spirosoma sp. KCTC 42546 encodes:
- a CDS encoding triacylglycerol lipase: protein MKTKYFFFSVSILMLFAFIIPRKATAQNEIHEYVETSDLELCEGDIFTVFNQQFIQAKAKVLFKKGYCGSYGVRQYSYPNDAEFTYNTENLIEVNGYYYKDSYNIDERKINYIKYVAKQSTQIIVQNVSNIEYEFEEKTCDAPDLIRITYKYIYNIHVSPKKAPQLSYNKIIVQNNEELIKLSVNGCNTQYPYVQKFISTNENPNPPKSNQGGGTLISSFEAPFALDKSTTFYVRCKNDFCVSDWSNPVHIDVLPTVQHFHQLPQKPLFQTRIKLAQGSSFKVCADGSQASVFTVSRGGYDYSQAVIKIPLADVTTAGSFSIIQRNRDSLVVSYKHPDYIQTTGISITLVAGVYATPTSTTALSTFDITVYHAPVVMVHGFESDASGFKKMEDKLSISGWPSFLLLRADYGPTSRKHFAVNKQVVPQGINILLGQLRHMGIAAGKMDVIGHSMGGLLIRQYSQSTEYENDIHKVVTLNTPHSGSQFANISKDLSLNPLNAFRDLFALGVNAWVDDGAVTDLAVGSDAINSLNQSDNRVRHLLPIHTIVTTYPYVYKSPSDREGNFLLNNFVMVLGDLFSLNLNNTYGESTHDLVVTLSSQQGGLSGSCVDLITNQIHLGSMENDQVITKFMFLLQQPSTSLNFCQNGFSPPTLTYTKVFLAPKVNIQSARTALASIKINLPNQGKIVKGGSSVQLQATGSGLSSLWLFVSYSPDSTYNGFKNGNTANFTFTIDKNIGKRLVVAIGKTSTGEFVADSTYFYVSNNFCESLQSGNWTASSTWSCGHEPTIADIVTINSSHIITVSTSTAQTQRIVFNGGTIKYTLSGNKIYLKMYE, encoded by the coding sequence ATGAAGACAAAATACTTTTTCTTCTCGGTATCAATATTAATGTTATTTGCTTTCATCATACCTAGAAAGGCTACTGCGCAAAACGAAATACATGAATATGTAGAAACATCTGACTTGGAACTATGTGAAGGAGATATTTTTACCGTTTTCAATCAACAATTCATACAAGCCAAAGCTAAGGTTCTATTTAAAAAAGGATATTGTGGGTCATATGGTGTGCGTCAGTATAGTTACCCTAATGATGCAGAATTTACATATAATACTGAAAATTTGATTGAAGTAAATGGTTATTACTATAAGGACTCCTACAATATTGACGAAAGAAAAATAAATTATATAAAGTATGTAGCTAAGCAATCGACCCAAATAATAGTGCAAAATGTTTCTAATATAGAATATGAATTTGAGGAAAAAACTTGTGATGCTCCAGATTTAATTCGGATTACATATAAATACATTTACAATATTCATGTCTCTCCAAAGAAAGCTCCTCAATTATCATATAATAAAATCATTGTACAGAATAATGAAGAGTTAATAAAGCTATCGGTAAATGGATGTAATACTCAATACCCTTATGTGCAGAAATTTATCTCTACTAATGAAAATCCCAATCCTCCTAAGTCAAATCAAGGAGGTGGCACGTTAATTAGTAGCTTTGAGGCTCCTTTTGCATTAGATAAATCTACAACATTTTATGTAAGATGCAAGAATGATTTTTGTGTTAGTGACTGGTCTAACCCTGTGCATATTGACGTTCTCCCAACGGTTCAACATTTTCACCAACTCCCTCAAAAACCTTTATTTCAAACCCGAATAAAACTTGCCCAAGGAAGTAGTTTTAAGGTCTGTGCGGACGGTTCGCAGGCTTCTGTGTTTACTGTTTCACGAGGGGGGTATGATTACAGTCAGGCAGTCATTAAAATACCCCTCGCAGATGTTACTACAGCCGGAAGCTTTTCTATTATTCAACGAAACCGGGATAGTCTGGTTGTTAGCTATAAGCACCCGGATTATATACAAACAACAGGTATATCAATCACCCTTGTTGCAGGAGTGTATGCCACCCCAACCAGCACAACGGCCTTGTCTACGTTTGACATTACTGTTTACCATGCTCCGGTGGTGATGGTTCACGGATTTGAATCAGATGCTTCTGGTTTCAAAAAAATGGAAGATAAGTTAAGTATATCGGGTTGGCCGAGCTTCCTGTTACTTCGAGCTGATTATGGGCCTACCAGTAGGAAACATTTTGCCGTTAATAAACAAGTGGTACCCCAAGGTATCAACATCCTACTGGGTCAGCTTCGCCATATGGGGATAGCTGCTGGCAAAATGGATGTTATCGGCCATAGTATGGGGGGGCTATTAATTCGGCAGTATTCACAAAGTACTGAGTATGAAAATGATATTCACAAGGTTGTCACGCTAAACACACCACATTCTGGATCGCAATTCGCAAACATAAGTAAAGACTTGTCGCTTAATCCCTTAAATGCTTTCCGTGACTTATTTGCTCTTGGAGTTAACGCATGGGTCGATGATGGGGCCGTAACGGATTTAGCAGTTGGGAGTGATGCGATTAATAGTTTGAATCAAAGTGATAATCGAGTACGTCATCTTTTGCCAATTCATACAATTGTTACTACTTACCCTTATGTATATAAGTCACCTAGTGACCGAGAAGGTAATTTTTTGCTAAATAATTTTGTAATGGTATTAGGTGATTTGTTTAGTTTGAACCTTAATAATACATATGGTGAATCAACTCATGATTTAGTGGTAACCCTAAGTAGTCAACAAGGAGGACTTTCTGGCTCCTGTGTTGATTTAATTACAAATCAGATTCATTTAGGATCAATGGAAAATGATCAAGTCATCACCAAATTCATGTTTTTACTACAACAGCCTAGCACTTCCCTTAATTTCTGTCAGAATGGCTTTTCTCCTCCTACTCTTACATACACAAAGGTATTTTTAGCCCCTAAAGTAAATATTCAGTCCGCCAGAACAGCCTTGGCTTCCATAAAAATTAATTTACCAAATCAAGGTAAAATAGTAAAAGGAGGTAGTTCTGTTCAACTACAGGCAACTGGAAGTGGCTTATCAAGTCTATGGCTTTTTGTTAGTTATTCGCCCGACTCTACTTACAATGGATTTAAGAACGGTAATACAGCCAATTTTACGTTTACAATAGATAAGAATATTGGAAAGCGATTAGTAGTTGCAATTGGTAAAACATCCACTGGGGAATTCGTTGCTGATTCAACCTACTTCTACGTCAGTAATAATTTCTGCGAATCCCTTCAATCAGGTAATTGGACAGCCTCCTCTACCTGGTCATGTGGCCATGAGCCAACCATAGCTGATATAGTAACGATCAATTCCAGTCATATTATTACCGTATCGACTAGCACCGCCCAAACCCAAAGAATTGTTTTTAACGGTGGAACAATCAAGTATACACTTTCTGGAAATAAAATTTATTTAAAAATGTATGAATAA